One Owenweeksia hongkongensis DSM 17368 genomic region harbors:
- a CDS encoding SusD/RagB family nutrient-binding outer membrane lipoprotein, with product MKAINKLKYIGIALLGFMLQSCEKDMEELASQNPNSPESLKSEWFLTSAEKEFMDNMWDEWINARTGMFYAQYWSATAYTEESRYRIRESVNRTFWRAFYSSLIDLEEAKSLAQQEEGTQNKIAIANIMKAWAFHVMSDQYGALPLMDALNPDILSPSYDSQEAVYDEILAMLEMAVNNLDETGESYGSGDLIYGGDPTMWKKFANSLRLRVALRMADVNDAKASAVFTAVANDPSNIMGSNSDNALFPYQTANPNNNPINENAKTRTDFAVSETMVSYMDSLNDPRLAIYARPAVNTGTYIGLEYGLSNAQATAIPNDDVSLPGEAVEAANAPGIYMLYSEVCFMMAEAHARGWGVTGSGPQWFEDGIRSSMEFWGVSDQAAIDSYVMEQGFNDGDWKNVIGTQKWLALYMQGLQGWYEFTRLDFKKVTGEDLIMLPAAGSMDPELSGIFPQRMTYPDEEYTLNEANVLGAGAELSSGDSKASKLWWDVF from the coding sequence ATGAAAGCGATAAATAAACTTAAATACATAGGGATAGCTTTGCTCGGGTTCATGTTGCAAAGTTGTGAGAAGGATATGGAGGAGTTAGCGAGCCAAAACCCTAATAGTCCAGAATCCTTAAAATCAGAATGGTTTTTAACCAGTGCTGAGAAAGAATTTATGGATAATATGTGGGATGAGTGGATAAATGCACGTACAGGTATGTTCTATGCACAATATTGGTCTGCCACCGCATATACTGAAGAAAGTAGGTATCGAATAAGAGAAAGTGTGAATAGAACGTTTTGGAGAGCATTTTATTCCTCATTGATCGATCTAGAAGAGGCTAAGTCATTGGCTCAGCAAGAAGAGGGTACCCAAAATAAGATAGCCATTGCAAATATTATGAAAGCATGGGCATTTCATGTAATGTCTGATCAGTATGGTGCATTGCCTCTCATGGATGCTTTAAATCCTGATATCCTCAGCCCATCATATGATTCTCAAGAAGCCGTGTATGATGAAATTCTGGCGATGCTGGAGATGGCTGTAAACAACTTGGATGAAACTGGTGAAAGCTATGGAAGTGGTGATCTAATTTATGGAGGAGATCCGACTATGTGGAAAAAATTCGCAAATTCACTTAGGCTCAGAGTAGCCTTAAGAATGGCGGATGTAAACGATGCGAAGGCATCTGCTGTGTTTACGGCTGTAGCCAATGATCCTTCCAATATAATGGGGTCTAACTCTGATAATGCTCTGTTTCCATATCAAACGGCCAATCCGAATAATAACCCAATTAATGAAAACGCAAAAACCAGAACTGATTTTGCTGTTTCAGAAACTATGGTAAGTTATATGGATTCACTAAATGATCCACGTTTAGCTATCTATGCAAGACCAGCTGTGAATACAGGGACATATATTGGTCTAGAATATGGATTGTCTAACGCTCAGGCTACCGCCATACCAAATGATGATGTAAGTCTGCCTGGAGAGGCGGTAGAAGCGGCAAATGCCCCAGGTATTTATATGCTCTACTCCGAAGTTTGTTTTATGATGGCTGAAGCGCACGCGCGTGGATGGGGAGTTACAGGATCGGGACCTCAATGGTTTGAGGACGGAATACGTTCCTCTATGGAGTTTTGGGGAGTTTCTGATCAAGCGGCTATTGACAGTTATGTGATGGAGCAAGGATTTAATGATGGTGACTGGAAAAATGTGATTGGCACCCAAAAGTGGCTTGCCTTATATATGCAAGGATTGCAAGGGTGGTATGAGTTTACCCGCTTAGACTTTAAAAAAGTAACTGGTGAAGATTTAATTATGCTGCCAGCAGCGGGATCAATGGACCCTGAACTCAGCGGAATTTTTCCTCAGAGGATGACATATCCTGATGAAGAGTATACGTTAAACGAAGCCAATGTTCTTGGTGCTGGAGCTGAACTTAGTTCTGGTGATTCTAAAGCATCTAAATTGTGGTGGGATGTTTTTTGA
- a CDS encoding SusC/RagA family TonB-linked outer membrane protein → MKNKAALLALLLALCVHLGYAQTRTVSGVIKSADGETLPGVAVLEKGTRNGVSTDFDGKFTITLTSENPILVFQAIGQETKEVIVGSEDFINVQMEEATEKLDEVVITALGISRDKKSVGYSVQEVGGEELSEAREVNIANSLSGRLAGVQVNSATGSMGGSSRILIRGATSINNNDNQPLFVLDGIPLDNSNFTSTDQERGAGGYDYGNAIQDINPDDIESMSVLKGAAATALYGSRGANGVILVTTKKGKSAGKGKGIGVSYKFGVSMEKVYILPDYQNEYGGGFGFDTLWYSDDPSAFGSRGAGTYQGVNGGVSDSYDLLAQYAVDESWGPRLNGQQVRHWWSWDEGHPDYGKTAPWEAHPDNVRNFFNTGYTFNNSIALYNATERSSFRLSYNNLNQTGVFPNSEIKRNNLSFNGSTKLTDKLSTRIGVNYAKTNATGRPGTGYDANNVMQQFNQWGQRQWSDEKMEDYKLENGDQRTWNRISYSNGDPQYTDNPYWTRYENYQNDTRERVFGNINLNYAFNDKLSVDGTAMTDFYNDVREERIAINSQEVPMYELATRYVQESNYEGKINYNTRFNDDFGLVAILGGNIRNNTYRRFIGTTEGGLNALDFYNLSNSVAPAVTDQYTEFKRVSSVFASTSWDYKNMLYVDLTYRIDWSSALPEENRMFDYPSVSGSFVFTELEAFRGNNVLSFGKLRAGWAAVGNDTDPYQYYKSYDINPSIAGNASVSNKDLLPNPDLLAEETSQWEVGTDIRFFKNRLRLDFTYYHSRSYNQILELPISASTGSLRKLINAGEMENSGIEIMLAGDIIKPANRGDFQWTMAVNFAKNENKIIKLYEDEEQGIHITNYLIAQAPFAVSVQAVEGESYGSIYGYAYKTDAAGNRLVDATGAYVRSDQQEVIGDVLPDFTGGVTNSFSYKGVSLSALIDFQVGGDVFSTTNMWGKYTGVLEETAADGIRENGTVVEGVYAPGTMLDLDGDGTAEDVGGRTNQTNISAQDHFFYNGGYTIGEADVYDAGYVYLREVTLSYALPEKIIEDWKIQKVTFGLFGRNLWLIHSNIPHLDPTALANSATNAQGLEGAALPSIRSFGFNVSFNF, encoded by the coding sequence ATGAAGAATAAGGCAGCGCTGCTGGCATTATTGCTAGCGCTATGCGTACACTTGGGCTATGCCCAAACGCGAACCGTCTCAGGTGTTATTAAGTCCGCAGACGGAGAAACCCTTCCAGGGGTTGCAGTACTCGAGAAAGGTACCCGAAATGGAGTTAGTACCGACTTCGATGGAAAATTCACAATCACCCTTACGTCAGAGAACCCGATTCTCGTATTTCAGGCCATCGGCCAGGAAACTAAGGAAGTGATTGTTGGTTCTGAAGACTTCATAAATGTACAAATGGAGGAAGCTACCGAGAAGCTTGATGAAGTGGTGATTACAGCTTTGGGTATTTCAAGAGATAAAAAATCTGTAGGATACTCTGTGCAGGAAGTAGGAGGTGAGGAGCTATCTGAAGCTCGAGAGGTAAATATTGCCAACTCCTTATCTGGGAGATTGGCGGGGGTTCAAGTAAATAGTGCCACAGGGTCTATGGGTGGTTCATCACGAATCCTTATTCGAGGGGCAACTTCAATTAATAATAATGACAATCAACCGCTCTTCGTACTGGATGGTATCCCATTAGATAACTCTAATTTTACCTCTACTGATCAAGAAAGAGGTGCTGGGGGGTATGATTACGGAAATGCTATTCAGGATATAAATCCGGATGATATTGAAAGCATGTCGGTGCTTAAAGGAGCTGCTGCAACAGCGCTTTACGGCTCTAGAGGAGCTAATGGGGTAATTCTAGTCACTACCAAAAAAGGAAAGTCTGCAGGAAAAGGTAAGGGAATAGGCGTGTCTTATAAGTTTGGTGTTTCTATGGAGAAAGTTTACATCCTCCCAGATTATCAAAATGAATATGGAGGTGGATTTGGCTTTGATACGTTATGGTATTCAGATGACCCATCTGCATTTGGAAGTAGAGGTGCTGGAACATACCAAGGGGTGAATGGCGGAGTATCGGATTCTTATGATTTGCTAGCTCAATATGCGGTAGACGAATCATGGGGTCCAAGATTAAACGGACAACAGGTGCGGCACTGGTGGTCATGGGATGAAGGCCATCCTGACTACGGAAAAACGGCACCTTGGGAAGCTCATCCTGATAATGTTCGAAATTTCTTTAATACGGGTTATACCTTTAATAACAGTATTGCTTTATACAATGCCACGGAAAGGAGTAGCTTTCGCTTGAGCTACAATAATTTAAACCAAACTGGGGTGTTTCCAAATAGCGAAATCAAAAGGAATAACCTCTCTTTTAATGGTTCTACAAAACTTACCGATAAACTCTCTACACGTATTGGCGTGAATTACGCTAAAACGAATGCCACTGGTAGACCTGGTACTGGATACGATGCAAATAATGTAATGCAGCAATTCAACCAATGGGGACAAAGGCAATGGTCTGATGAAAAGATGGAAGATTATAAACTGGAGAACGGTGATCAAAGAACATGGAACAGAATAAGTTATTCAAATGGTGACCCTCAATATACTGATAACCCCTATTGGACCAGATATGAAAACTATCAGAATGACACTCGAGAAAGAGTTTTTGGAAACATAAACCTGAATTATGCTTTTAACGATAAGTTATCAGTTGATGGGACAGCGATGACAGATTTTTACAATGATGTGAGAGAGGAGAGAATAGCTATTAACTCTCAAGAAGTGCCAATGTATGAACTCGCAACGCGATATGTTCAGGAGTCAAACTACGAGGGAAAGATAAATTACAATACTCGCTTCAATGATGATTTTGGATTAGTAGCCATTCTAGGTGGTAATATTAGAAATAATACATACAGACGCTTTATTGGAACCACTGAAGGGGGATTGAATGCCCTAGATTTTTACAATTTATCAAACTCTGTGGCTCCGGCTGTGACAGATCAATATACTGAATTTAAAAGGGTGAGTAGTGTATTTGCAAGTACCTCATGGGATTATAAAAATATGCTTTATGTAGATCTCACTTATCGTATTGATTGGTCTTCAGCTTTACCTGAGGAAAATAGAATGTTTGATTATCCTTCCGTGTCTGGATCCTTTGTATTTACCGAGCTGGAAGCATTTAGAGGTAATAATGTATTATCCTTCGGTAAGTTAAGGGCTGGCTGGGCTGCTGTAGGTAATGATACTGATCCTTATCAGTATTATAAATCTTATGATATAAATCCATCTATAGCTGGAAATGCGAGTGTTTCTAACAAAGATTTACTTCCCAACCCAGATCTTCTAGCTGAAGAGACTAGTCAATGGGAAGTTGGAACGGACATCCGTTTTTTTAAGAATAGGTTGCGTTTAGATTTTACTTATTACCATTCAAGATCATACAACCAGATTCTAGAGTTACCTATTTCTGCAAGTACTGGTAGCTTAAGAAAGCTTATTAATGCGGGGGAGATGGAGAATAGTGGAATAGAAATCATGTTGGCCGGAGACATCATTAAACCAGCCAATAGAGGAGATTTCCAGTGGACAATGGCAGTAAACTTTGCTAAGAATGAAAATAAAATCATCAAACTATATGAAGATGAGGAGCAGGGGATACACATAACGAATTACCTAATTGCTCAAGCACCCTTCGCTGTTTCTGTTCAAGCAGTGGAAGGAGAGTCTTATGGAAGCATTTATGGATATGCGTATAAAACCGATGCAGCTGGAAATAGGCTGGTGGATGCTACAGGTGCTTACGTGAGGAGTGATCAGCAAGAGGTTATTGGCGATGTACTTCCTGATTTTACTGGGGGTGTAACAAACAGTTTTAGTTATAAAGGAGTGTCCTTATCAGCTTTGATTGATTTTCAGGTTGGGGGTGATGTTTTCTCAACTACCAATATGTGGGGTAAGTATACAGGGGTGCTAGAAGAAACTGCAGCCGATGGAATAAGAGAAAATGGAACTGTTGTAGAAGGTGTGTATGCTCCAGGTACCATGCTTGACCTTGATGGGGACGGTACTGCCGAAGATGTAGGTGGTCGTACGAATCAGACTAATATTAGTGCGCAGGATCATTTCTTTTATAATGGAGGTTACACCATAGGTGAAGCAGACGTATATGATGCAGGTTACGTTTATCTTAGGGAGGTAACTCTAAGTTACGCTCTACCTGAAAAAATAATTGAAGACTGGAAAATTCAGAAAGTAACTTTTGGTCTATTTGGACGGAACCTGTGGTTGATTCATAGTAATATACCACATCTAGATCCAACTGCTTTGGCAAATTCCGCTACCAACGCACAAGGCCTAGAAGGAGCAGCGTTACCTAGTATCAGGTCTTTTGGGTTCAACGTATCATTTAACTTTTAA
- a CDS encoding O-antigen ligase family protein → MRPTWEPNSKTVITIGVLFSLLNVVFIATENFWGLLLPFGLALIAAIVLALDKVLLFLVFATPLSIFYYNPDLHVGFTLPTEPITFGVMLLFFFKLLYEGGFDTKIIRHPLTIAILFYLFWIFFTSFSSQMPFVSFKVFLSRLWFISVFYFLMSQLFKKYKNIRYFFWLYMIPLSMVVIYTLYIHGQHGFTKDTSTWVMFPFFKEHTSYGAVLAMYVPIAFAFAFLLKQNLNLRVVAGIIFLILFVGVILSFTRAAWLSLILALGVMVLVLLKVRKSTLVAMTLVVLGGVWYMWGDIMQKFEKNDQVSSDNLTEHVESISNVSTDASNMERVNRWKSALRMFEERPWLGHGPGTYMFLYAPYQKPYEKTIISTNAGDMGNAHSEYIGPLAESGFIGALSVLVIVAISIVTGVKVYYKMPTRELKIIAMATLMGLITYWTHGFLNSFLEMDKAACPVWGFSALLVVLDQYFSEEKL, encoded by the coding sequence GTGAGACCCACTTGGGAGCCCAACAGTAAAACCGTTATAACAATAGGAGTGCTTTTTAGCCTCCTGAACGTGGTATTTATAGCTACCGAAAATTTTTGGGGTTTGCTTTTGCCGTTTGGCTTGGCCTTGATTGCAGCCATAGTTTTGGCCCTCGATAAGGTGTTGCTATTTTTGGTGTTTGCCACTCCTCTCTCTATCTTTTATTATAACCCCGATTTACATGTGGGCTTTACCTTGCCTACTGAGCCCATCACTTTCGGAGTGATGCTTCTATTCTTTTTTAAGCTACTTTACGAAGGAGGTTTTGATACCAAAATAATTAGGCACCCCCTTACAATTGCCATTCTATTTTATCTCTTCTGGATTTTCTTCACGAGTTTTTCCAGTCAGATGCCGTTCGTAAGTTTTAAGGTGTTTCTATCAAGGTTATGGTTTATATCGGTCTTCTATTTTTTGATGAGCCAGCTTTTTAAAAAGTATAAAAACATTCGCTATTTTTTTTGGCTGTATATGATTCCGCTGAGTATGGTAGTTATTTATACTCTTTATATCCACGGGCAGCATGGATTCACTAAAGATACTTCTACATGGGTTATGTTTCCATTTTTTAAAGAACATACCAGCTACGGAGCGGTGTTAGCAATGTATGTTCCTATAGCATTTGCATTTGCATTCCTGCTGAAGCAAAATTTGAATTTACGTGTAGTAGCGGGCATTATATTCTTGATTCTGTTTGTGGGGGTTATATTGTCATTTACCAGAGCAGCATGGCTAAGCCTTATTTTGGCTTTAGGAGTGATGGTGCTGGTTTTGCTCAAGGTGAGAAAAAGTACGCTGGTGGCAATGACCTTGGTAGTATTAGGAGGAGTTTGGTACATGTGGGGAGACATTATGCAAAAGTTTGAAAAAAATGATCAGGTGAGCAGTGATAATCTTACCGAGCATGTAGAGTCTATTTCAAACGTGTCTACTGATGCATCCAATATGGAAAGGGTGAATAGGTGGAAATCAGCTCTTAGGATGTTTGAAGAACGACCGTGGCTGGGTCATGGTCCAGGAACTTACATGTTTCTTTATGCCCCTTATCAAAAACCTTATGAAAAAACGATAATTAGTACCAATGCCGGAGATATGGGAAATGCCCATAGTGAATATATCGGACCGCTTGCTGAGTCTGGCTTTATAGGCGCCCTAAGTGTGCTTGTGATAGTAGCAATAAGTATAGTTACAGGAGTAAAGGTTTATTACAAAATGCCTACCCGGGAATTGAAAATAATAGCCATGGCTACTTTAATGGGTTTAATAACTTATTGGACTCATGGTTTTCTAAATAGTTTTCTAGAAATGGACAAAGCTGCATGTCCTGTATGGGGTTTTTCTGCCCTTTTGGTTGTTCTTGATCAATATTTTAGCGAAGAAAAGTTATAA
- a CDS encoding Wzz/FepE/Etk N-terminal domain-containing protein has product MESNPNEDRVFDSSNLIVYIYKWRKPLIIVTLVAAVLAGIFSSPLFIKPKYKSTVTVFPTTTNSLSKALLPQQFSSRGQDILEFGEEEQAEQLLQLLNSDEIRDGIINKYNLMKHYQIDSGKYTKTELYKTFESNISYRRTEFMSVEINVLDTDPDTAAMIANDISVLLDEVKNRIQKDRAEKGLAIISQEYNNLKAEVVSYEDSLTQLRYKGVHDYETQSSVFNEQLATAIIESGANSTAVKAIEEKLDTLAKYGGTYVSLRDELQFLKEEQVKLKTKYDQAKVDVQESLPASFKVNSAYPAEKKSYPTRWLIVALGAIGAFTVTLIAILILDTIRTEVKRGKS; this is encoded by the coding sequence ATGGAATCAAATCCTAATGAGGATAGAGTTTTTGACTCATCAAATTTGATAGTATATATTTATAAGTGGCGTAAGCCTTTGATCATTGTTACATTGGTTGCTGCAGTTCTTGCCGGAATTTTTAGTAGTCCACTTTTTATAAAGCCAAAGTATAAGTCCACGGTAACTGTATTTCCTACTACTACAAACTCACTTTCCAAAGCACTTTTGCCTCAGCAGTTTTCGAGCCGTGGTCAGGATATTTTAGAGTTTGGTGAAGAGGAGCAAGCTGAACAGCTTTTACAGCTTTTAAATTCGGATGAAATACGTGATGGTATTATCAATAAGTATAACTTGATGAAGCACTACCAAATTGATTCTGGAAAGTATACCAAAACGGAGCTTTACAAAACATTTGAAAGCAATATTTCATACAGGCGTACAGAGTTTATGTCAGTAGAAATAAATGTATTGGATACCGACCCTGATACAGCGGCTATGATCGCTAATGATATTAGTGTATTACTGGATGAGGTCAAAAACCGTATTCAAAAAGATCGTGCAGAAAAGGGTTTAGCGATTATCTCTCAAGAGTATAATAATCTCAAAGCCGAGGTTGTTTCCTACGAAGATTCTCTTACTCAATTGCGTTATAAAGGTGTTCATGATTATGAAACTCAATCTTCAGTTTTTAATGAGCAGCTGGCAACTGCCATTATTGAGAGTGGGGCAAATAGCACGGCTGTGAAGGCTATTGAGGAAAAGCTCGATACCTTGGCAAAATATGGTGGTACTTATGTTTCTCTTCGTGATGAGCTTCAGTTTTTAAAAGAAGAACAGGTAAAGCTGAAAACGAAGTATGATCAGGCTAAGGTGGATGTGCAAGAAAGTCTGCCAGCATCATTTAAGGTAAACTCTGCATATCCCGCAGAGAAAAAATCGTACCCTACACGGTGGCTGATTGTGGCATTAGGGGCGATAGGTGCATTTACAGTTACTCTTATCGCAATCCTTATCTTGGATACGATTCGCACTGAGGTAAAGAGAGGCAAATCGTGA